The sequence AGCGCGAAGAACGCCTTGATCTTGTCGTTGGTCTCGCGCAGGCGCGCCGACAGCGTGCGCACGAAGGTCCAGAGAAGCTCGTAGGCGAGATCCTTGTGCAGGAACATCAGCTCTTCCAGATCCGCCTTCTGGATCACGTACAGGGTGCAGGGAATGTTCGCGGTGGCGTCGGCGCTCCGCGGCGTATCGTCGATCAGCGCCATCTCGCCGAAGTAGCTGCCGGACTCGAGGATGGCCAGCGCCTCCTCGCCGACGCCCGGAACCATCTTGGAGATGCGCACCTTGCCGGCGCCGATCAGGTACATCTCGGTGCCCACTTCGCCCTCTTGGAAGATCTTCTCGTTCGCGCGCACCTGCTTCTGCGTGGCGATGTTCGCCACCTTGTCCAGATGGTCGGCGGTGAGGTTGGCGAAGAGCGGAATCTTCTTGAGCTGTGCGGGATCCAAGGTCTCCCCGGGCCGCTTTTCACTGTACCAGAAGGTCCGGGCGGTCGCCCTTTTCCGAGGTAGACTGCGCCGCACGTTGCAAGGAGCCATCGTGGAGAAGCACCAGGTCGTCATCATCGGATCGGGTCCAGCGGGATACACGGCGGCCATCTACG comes from Deltaproteobacteria bacterium and encodes:
- a CDS encoding cyclic nucleotide-binding domain-containing protein; the encoded protein is MDPAQLKKIPLFANLTADHLDKVANIATQKQVRANEKIFQEGEVGTEMYLIGAGKVRISKMVPGVGEEALAILESGSYFGEMALIDDTPRSADATANIPCTLYVIQKADLEELMFLHKDLAYELLWTFVRTLSARLRETNDKIKAFFALSARF